The window GGTAAGTTACTCACTATTTTGGAAATCAGTCTTGGTTTAATCCATTTTCCAAGCTTAAATGCCAAATTTTACTCAgtccagcttttcaaatgtgaggatttgctgcttttctctatttcatACCATcgtgaactgaatatctttgggttttgagctgttggtcagacaaaaccagTCTACTTGAGGATGTCAGCGTGGGCTTTAGGGAATTGTTACgagtattatcattattttctgacatttagcGGACTAAACGATTAACCAGTTAATCACGAAAATAAGTGGCAGATTATTCAAtgctgaaaataatcattagttgaaaCTCCAAAGATCATTACGTCTTGATGAATGAGGTGTGTGCTTTTAATACGTGCGACaaccataaataaatgaagttttcgcgatATTCTCTCCATTCAAGAAAAAGTCGTGTTTCCCATAACTCTGAAAATCCATCTTCAGTATTAAACATTGTTAAATAGTGATTTTGTATAGATAATGTTAAAATGGTGCACCTTAACACACTATTGTTGAACAAATGATTTCAGAGTGGGAAAGCTGAATGCGTCTCCCTGGGCTGTGAAGAAGATCAACAGTAAATGTGCAGCCAGGCAGTTGGCCGTGTACCAGAAGCGCCTGAACGAGGAGGCAAAGGTCCTGAAGGGGATCGATCATCCAAACATTGTTGGTAAGACAAGACGGCAGATCATTTTTGTATTAGCCAgtctaaaacaatttcagaaCTGGGACAGCCCTGCAAGCGTTGTGTGTGTAATGGTTTTAATCAGCAGTAGAGAAGGGTGGTGTAATGTTGACACAGGAATGTCAGTATGTTTGTCACTGTCGATATAACAGCGATAAACACATGGATCCCCGACTTGTTGCAGGGGGAGGTAACCAGTGCATGTACATTATTCAAAGGGAGGTGCCAAGTAATGCTTTCCCGGTTACACTGTAAATTCCCGAGTGACTAAGAAGAAGTTAAATCATTTTATGCTTCTTTTTTGTCAGTAACACAATCATCACATGACCTTCCcctgagaggaaaatatttcatttttaaattcagatacAAACTGTAGAAACACAGTTGATAAAAGCCTCTCAACGTTTTAAGACTCATTTGTAAATagtagtattttaaaaaatgtaattgtctTTACTCCaaggagcagcagcacaaaTGTTTCCCCACACACTGGATACCAGATTCATAAATTCACAGccgctttttttaaaatctgttttatacaTGTTTAAACATGCAGGAAAAATACAAGTGAGCCTTGCCTCAACGTTCACTTATAAAGGTTCAGTTTGAGTAGACAAATGCGGCAGAAAAGTAATGAATCCAATAgcagattttaatttgttcagtcAGACagtttacttttaatgttgtgtaatattttgtgttgttaatTCTTTGTCCGTATCCCAACATCAAGGATTCCGTGCCTTTGCTACAGCTAAAGATGGTTCCAAGTGTCTGGCCATGGAGTATGGCGGCGAGCAGTCCCTCAATGACCTCatagagaagaggagagaggacggCCTGAAGGCTTTTCCCGCAGCCAACATAGAAAAGGTGGCGCTGCACGTCGCTCGTGGCCTGCAGGTAAATCATGGACTCTCCTCTGCCTGCTGTTAACGTGTCATGTCGGCATCAGGTATACTCATAGAGataaatacagataaaatatactgtacttcaACTGCAACTTCCCGTTTTTTAATTCTCCTCCAGTATCctgaaagtgaaaaatctgataaaatatGGTTGCCTGCCACCGGTTTGATTTGTGTTTGGAGGTTTAATACAGAATATATGTACCTCTGTAAAACTCTGTAAACAGGATTCCTACTCCAACTTTACATTCATatgtgaatgaaattaaatatgtgTAAAACTTGCACCTATCTATCTTTTAATATGGTCCCATATCGTGATAGTTTAATCCGTCAGTGTTTCCTAGATTAATGTTCACACAATCATTTAAGCAcaggatgaaaaatgaattgtttAATATCTATAATAtgacttttgaaaaaataaatcttcatgGGAAACCATAAACAAAGACGCGATCACAGTGTCAGGTCCCCCCTGCAGCCAtccttttaatttcattttagacTTAGGGATGgattaacaaaacaaacacaggggGACGTTATTAAGCCATGAGTAACAGGaatgctttgtttgtttctctctgcagtaTCTTCACAACGAGAAGAAGCTGCTGCACGGCGACATGAAGTCCTGTAACGTGGTCATTAAAGGCGACTTTGAGACGGTCAAGATCTGTGATGTTGGTGTGTCTCTGCAGCTGGATGAGAATATGAGAGGTAATTACTTCTGTTCAGTCATGGCACGCTTGAGAAAATCAAGCAAGtagctttgatttgaaaattcAGCACGGTACTCTGTGTGGCGGGTGGGTAAAGGGATAGTGGGGGCAAAAAAGCCTCCCAGGGTGCTCACTGTTTGGACACAAGTTCAGCAACAACTTAAAAcctaaataaactgtattttctagGTCCTTTGCCATTGAATAATAGGAGTAAATAACATATTTAGCAGGACGAATATTGTTCAGGGGTGACTCTGATGCATCGtacaaatatttattatgttAAAGATAaagctgatcttttttttattgtcagcaaatcccatgaaaagaccaaaacgaTGTGTTGGTCTAAATCACATTACCTACCAGCTTCCTcagcctgtctgtggcactcagccccaagtTACTGAATCCAGAGTTAATAGcgtatttgttggggactatacTCAGCCCCAGATTAATAAACCCtagtgtgtgtttacagcagcaggacagacaGTAACAGAGTTCTAAGGCACAGAGGAGTAAGCTACAGGTATACTGTACTGCATTTCACTACACACATTGTTTGTGCATGTGacaaattttttaaatcctttgaATATTGACTATTAAAATTGGACAGTTTTTGTGCCATCAAACGGGCTGTATTTTGTTCCTCTGAGGCAGCATTTAAAACCACAATACGCTAAAAATCCAACAGGGAAACTGTGTACTACTAATAGGATATTGATAGATACGGTACTTAAAGTTGATCTGGCCAATATTTCACATTAGGATTAGTTCAGGATTTCACATAAGCAACAAGTGTGGAACTGTCATCAGACAAACAGAATCCGATTTGAACGGTCACAGCGTCTGGGCTAAGACGCGTCTGTAGAAATCCCACTGGAATCGCATTTCAAACCCCCTCCAAATGTGGTTTGGATCTGATTTGCAAACATCAAATTTCATGTGGTTTTTGCTGTCCAGACTTTGTAAAATCATTCAAGATACAATGTGGATATGCCAGAAAGTCAGTCTGAACAGGGCCTTAGACCATGGGAGGGAAGACATTTAGGCTGGTCCACACtactttaaagggctgtttgaaggtgaagacctggttttagggttagggtaagggatttagttgtgatggttaagggGCTAGGAAATGCATTATGTAAATGAGTGTTCTCACAGAGATAGAAgcagaaaagtgtgtgtttgtgtggacatAAGACATGGATTAAAACCCAGAATTGGCAGAAAAAAATTTGTTGGAGACTGTTTACAGCAGCCGATTTACTTTCTTTGTTTGCCCAGACAGAAACATAAATTCTGCAGTCTTTCACGCTTTCTCTCATGTTGTACATACATGTCATCAGCCAGTGGGGGTCGCTCCCATTTTGGATGTAATTTAAACTAATTGCAAACTTCTGGATCTTCCTTTATAACAATTTTCAACGGGGCCAAAGATCCCAATCTCTGTTTTTtagaaataatgtaattttgggTGACGCCATTATGgcaacacagacaaactgaatgTTTGTTATGTACTTAAATTGTCGTTTCAGTTTCAATAAAGATGCTTCTGTTCTTTTCAGTGTCAGATCCAAAGGCGGAGTACATCGGCACAGAGCCGTGGAAGCCGAAGGAGGCtctggaggagggaggagagatcAGCGACAAGGCTGACATCTTCGCCTACGGTCTGACTCTGTGGGAGATGATGACACTGGCCATGCCTCATCTGGAGATGCTGGAGAACAAccacgaggaggaggaggaggaggaggagggagaaggttAGACACGCCGCGGCTACAGCAGtgttgtaaaaacacagaaaacactgaacttTAGACAATTTACATTTGCTTGTAATTAGAGCTGGAACCATTAGTTAGTTAATCGATGGACAGAagattaattaatcatttccgtaatttatcaagaaaaaacaaccaaacttTGCCTGTTTTAGCTTCTAAATTGTGAGATATTGCTGTTTTCCtataatttgattattttgtgtttgggGCTGTttagacaaaacaacacatttgaagacatcaccttgggctctgagaaattgcGATCAGCATttgctaacttttttttttttttttttaatttcctagACTAATCGAttcactgagaaaataactggcagactAATTGAAGAAGAAACTATTTGTAGGCTTTTGTTTAATGTGTACTAATGATGAAATTGAGGCATATTCTACTCTCGAACTCTTAGCCTTatcctgaaatgtaaaatgcaataTACTTCTGCCAAAGGTCAAAATACGCAGTCAGGGCAACAAATTCTATCAAGTGGATTTAGAGGAATGCTAAATACCCTAAAAGTGTCATGGAAAACCATTATAATGACAGATTTAGGTACTCAGGAGGACTGTTACACCATCAGATATGTAAAAGCTCTTATGTCTAACTGACAGTGATGCATGTATTCGCACTTGTCTGAATTAATCACTGCTCCTGGACTGTGTTTCCTTTACGTCTCTTGACAGATTTTACCTTGTCAGTTATTGTGTGATTTCCAGCTAAAGGTTTTCATGATAATACTTAAAAGCAGAGCTTGTGTCTAGGCCAAGCAGCCTTAAACTGGACTGTAGACGGTTCCGTTAGCAGATTAAGGATTTGCCCAAGAATAaggggataaaaaaaagaaatgaaaattgGTACACGaaatttatatttcagttttctgacatttcctctTGATTTtccttgtgaaatactggacaTGTTCACCTCGTTGAGCCTCTAAGAATccttcaaatcaaacaaaagtgACTCTCATGTCAACACTAAGGTCAAAACCAGTGACAGTGTTTCATGTTGCTTCATTTCAAGGGTTCACGAGCTTAAAAAAGGTACAGATCTACTGCCTTACAGCACTTAATTCCTGCAAAAATAGAATAAGCCACTgtgacacaacaaaaaaacatattctgaCCAgttttatttggtgtttttaaaaaatctcgCATTTGTGTTTCAGAGGACTCTATGGAGGTGAGTTTCGATGAGGACGCCTACTACGAGAAGTTGGGGACGAGGCCGGCGCTGGATGCTGAGGCTCTGGGCAGCTCGTACTCGAGGATGGTGGAGCTTTTCTATCTTTGCACGGAAGAAGACCTCAAGAAGAGACCCTCAGCCGCCCAGATCGTCCAGGCTTTAGAGAGCAACGCCCCGCTGGAGAAAACGCCTTGTGAGGTGATTGTTATAGACTGATTTACACAACCAAATCTGCATTTTCGTGTTTGAGGTGCAAATTAGAAATATTCTGAGTCCAGTCTGTCAAAACTTTTGGTCTGTGACGTTGggttaaaggatttttttcgTCGAGCATTTATATTGAATATGTGGGCACAACCTGAATCCCCTGCCCatgtttttcctattttcaaatttgtttggGACGTTTTTTTGTActaatttaaaagcaaaaactaCAACCTCTAGTTAATATAAATATTGGGAGAAAACAGCCTAGTCACTGGTGAAAGTGTCAGTTGACTTGATCTACAGAGGCCGGCTGAAATCTCTTTACTGTACATCTTTATTTGTTGACACTTTCCATTTGTTTGTACATTGTCTTGTCTCCTGTAAATTCTCTTTACTTGTCACTTTCTCTTGAAGTTATTGTTTGTAtatcttttttacttttccacCTCTGTAAACTTAGGTAAAGTTCTCCTTTTGTATCACTAAATTAGACTAAAAGCCCATAATAAcctgtgtttctatttttattatcttttaaatgtcatgcacattctgtttttaataatgtatAAGTGGCCAGGGTATAACTGGTTTGATTTAAAGATTGGAAATAAGTATTAAAATAGTAAATATTAAGAACTCCTTATGTGTGAAATTATTTGACACTTATGTCATTGACAAAGCAATCAATTCAATCatagttaaaggaatagttcaatattttgggaaatgcactcattcactttcttgctgagcgtttgatgagaagactgataccgctctcatgtttgtgcagtaaatatgaagcttctGCGAGCAGCTCATTAttgtagcttagcataaaaacgggagacaaggggaaacagctagcctggctctgtcaaaggGTAACAAGCTACCTACTAGCAACAACCTGACTGCTCACAGCTAAGAAATAGTCCCActtcttctcatctaactctcagcaagaaagtaaataagtgtaTCTCTCaagatgtcaaactatttctttatcAACTTTCATTTCGAATTAGGTTTCAAGTTGTACAGATGGCATTTTATGAAACAAGTCTAGGTTCATAAAACAAAGGCAATGTTTATTAAATCTATTTACAAAGTAGAATGCCACTAAACAATGGCTTCCACCTTTCAACAGGTCAACGtctataaacatattttcttccaGAAAACCTTGAGCTTGTaccaagaaaaaagaaaaatctgaacatTTAAGTGAACATATCAAAGGAGGTTTCCAGTTTACTTTgatgcaagaaaacaaaatgattcaaAGCAAGCTACATGGATATATCCAGAAATGGGAAATATTATCCGTCACTCCACATTTAAACTCCTTATTATGTGAAATATAAACATCTGAAAGCACTGccaatatacacacacacaacattcaaCAGTAAATTAGGCAGCTCCAAGTATAAATACTGAGCAATAGCAGGTGtattaataacataaaaacactaaacCTACTTTATCCTAAGGAGAATGCATAATAATTTTACAACTCAAGCTTATACACACTTGTCAATACAAATCAAAGCCTGGCCTAGCCAACATGAAAAACCGGAACAGTTGCCTGAATATCTTAAATCAGTAATGCAAGTATTGCATATGAACAGGCCCAATAGTAGCTTTAATCCACGTATTTAGATAAATCCTTTCCAAACTTCACGCAATGAAGTTGTAAACGAGGAAGGCTGGTGTGTTGCAGTACTTGGTCGCGAACAGTTTGCCGTCAGGCGTCGGGTCAGAGAAGGCAATTTCCTCCTTGGTCAGATGACTGCCGTACATGAAGGTGCtcctgagaagaaaaaaaacaacaaacaaattagcGTGAAGGA is drawn from Xiphias gladius isolate SHS-SW01 ecotype Sanya breed wild chromosome 4, ASM1685928v1, whole genome shotgun sequence and contains these coding sequences:
- the pbk gene encoding lymphokine-activated killer T-cell-originated protein kinase homolog, with amino-acid sequence MASLATCTDEGAFKTPRAVRVKSLGGNGGTPITIPASPFMKKLGCGTGVNVYLMDRVGKLNASPWAVKKINSKCAARQLAVYQKRLNEEAKVLKGIDHPNIVGFRAFATAKDGSKCLAMEYGGEQSLNDLIEKRREDGLKAFPAANIEKVALHVARGLQYLHNEKKLLHGDMKSCNVVIKGDFETVKICDVGVSLQLDENMRVSDPKAEYIGTEPWKPKEALEEGGEISDKADIFAYGLTLWEMMTLAMPHLEMLENNHEEEEEEEEGEEDSMEVSFDEDAYYEKLGTRPALDAEALGSSYSRMVELFYLCTEEDLKKRPSAAQIVQALESNAPLEKTPCEVIVID